One Arachis hypogaea cultivar Tifrunner chromosome 2, arahy.Tifrunner.gnm2.J5K5, whole genome shotgun sequence genomic window, ttttaataaaaagttaataaagtaaaaaataaaaatttagtcatctTTAGATCAAAATTATGAGAGTCATATATAAGTAATTTCTtactttattaatttaaaaaaataaattaccttTTGTATTTATGAAAGATACAAACGCTGATAAATGTAtctatataagaataaaacgacaattatacCTATGGAATATAGCTTTTGTGTACCAAAAATACTCTTACTGTCTTACGGACCGATTGTATAACCAACGTCCGGGTATTCTTGGCACACGGAAGTCATTTTTCGTAGttataattgtcgttttattcttatatagaTACATTTGTCAACATCTATATCTTTTGTGgatataaatgataatttattctaatttaaaattatatcctAGTATTTTTCCTAATATAACTGACGTTAACACCTTCATTATTGAACTAGATAGTtgtcactaattaatttaatatgaTTCTTGGGCCAtgcttttattacaataatttaaatTGACTTCAGATTGACTTGCTCGGTTGTTGTGAGTTGTGACTTTTTTAGAAGTTAGAACCATAGCAGATTCTTCGTCCTATGAAAATCATTTCTAAGCTGAGAGACTTGTAGCAATCTACGAGTTTGCTGCTAAGAAACAAACATGACTCCTGACAAGGTATAACTTCTTCCTTTTCCtgtattttctcttctctgttcAATTCGATACTAATAATGAATCGTTTTCTCTTTCTAAATTGAAGTCGAAGGACGAAACTGAATGGATGATTCCCGTTGAAGTGATGCTGGGTTCTCTTGACCACGGAGAAGTTCAAGCGTGCAGCATTTCAAGAATCCCAGACGAGATTCGAGCCCCAAAACAAGAATGTTACAAGCCAAAATTGGTGTCTGTAGGACCCTTACACAGGGGAGCCACAAGGCAGATTCTCTTAATGGAAGAACCCAAATGGCGCTACGCCAAGTCCTTCCTTGACCGCAAGGTGCAAAACAACCAAGGAGGACACAAAAAACAAGAACCAGGACCCCGAGAGTGGGGTAAGGAAATTCTCAAGCTTGACAAGGTGGTTCGCGCTTCCTACGGCGGTGACCTCGACTTGGATCCCCAGGACCTCGCCAAAATCATGTTGGTAATCGCCCTACTCTACTTACTTTTTTGCCACAACAGAAATGTTAGTTAGAGGCTAATATTAGCATCTTTGTGCCAACgccttatttttatactattaggatttaagatttaagattttgaaaataacaatAGCGTTTGTGAGACAAGAAAGAACTTACTACAAACAACCCATAATtaccttatttaacatttattaattatcgtTAGAATAGTTGTGTAATATtagatgtaataaatatataattacaaatgTTATGTATATGAAATAATAAATGTTATGTTATATAAGATAATTTTAGATTTAGTCTCCCTAGTATTTTCCTCTTATTGATTAGTCCCGAAATAACTTCTGTATCTGGATGTTGAAATTTTGTGACTCTTGTTTTGTATAATTCTAATTGGAGCAGGAGATATTGCCATAGGTTACACGAAAAGTGGAAAGTGAACTAAATCTCTCTTCTCTGGTTTCCAAGGTCATATTGTTTGGTAGTTGAAAAgtgacaaaaatataattataggcACATAAATATATGTGTGAGAAAGGAGATACATTTAACTGAGACAAGATTACAGAGATGGAAAGACTAAGATAGAAGAGATAGAGAcaaatattttctgtttttctttttaaagtgCACATAAAATACAAGACAAAATTTGTCTCTGACTCCACAGCTAAACTagcttttttgtatttttatctcAGTTGAAATTCAAATGCAACCTCTACTCATTGAACAAGGTCCATTTGTACATGTTGCAGGTGGATGGCTGTTTCTTGCTAGAACTTCTCCATAAGCTTGGGGAATACATGGATCCACAGACAAACCAGGGCGAAAATTTTTCCAATGACCCATTCCTAGAGACAGAGGAGAAGGTGCAGTGTGTGCTGAATGATATTTCAATGCTGGAAAATCAGATCCCTTTCATTGTTCTCAAGAAGTTGTACAATAATGTCTTccctgaaaacaacaacaattacAACCGTAATAGGGTTGCAGAAGATCATCGTGTGGCCGATGTCATTCGTAAAGCCTTTGGTTACCAGTCAAAAGACCGGCATGGTTCGGCTCATATGCTTCACTTAATGCACTTGTCCACAGTTGAAGAAGACAACAATCAAGAAGCCAAACGATTGAGACAAGCATGCCGAGAACTAAAGCGATGCGCTACCAGGCTTCGAGCTGCAGGAATAACCATTAAACCAACAAATAGCAACAGCATTGCAAATGGTAATGTCAATGCTAGTACTAGTGTTAACAATCAGCATAAGCTTGTGGACATATTTGATTTTAACATAAGTTTCAATGAGCAAGACAAGATACTTGAAATACCGGCTTTGCATATTAAGGAAACAACGGAAGCGAGATGGAGAAACTTGATTGCTTGGGAGCAGAGCAGAATTTGGATAAGAGGCAAGTATACTTCCTATGCTTTGTTCTTCCAAACTTTGATATGCTGTGAGCATGACCTCAAGTTTCTGGAGAAAAAGGGAGTGATAGTGAATGAGTCCAAGAAGAGCAATGCTGAAATTATGACAATGTTTCGCACCATCTCTGATGGTGTTGATCACATGGATTCAAGTTACAGTGATCACTGTAAGAAACTTAATGCACACCGGACTACATTGGTCACGAAAGCATTTCGCGAATGGCCTATAATCACTTGGCATAGGTGCAGGCATGTTCTTGAGATTCTTGTGTTCTATTGGTGGAACTGGCTAGGAATTTTGATACGCGATCATATCCCAACAGTGTGGAAATTTTTCGGCGTTGTGGCCGCGATTGTGTTGCTTGTTCTCACCATTATGCAGACATATTATTCAGCTAAGCAGACACATTATTCAGCTGAGCAGGCACGTAATGCAACTAGTGGCTCTTAGGCATCATCAGCAAGAAAAGTGCTATTTGTGTCTCTTAATGTTTTTTCAAGTTTAAAATTGAATGCACAATTGTGATGTTGAAGTTTGTGTATGTTAATGGAAGAGATTTAGGTCCATGTTGAACATTGAAGAGGTGTTTTCCTGAAATTATTGTGAATGAAATCTTTTGTCTTGTTCTGTTTGAGATTGTCAAAGAAATCAAGCAACTCTTTTATGATCCTTATATTCTTACAATTAAAGCAAAATTAATGAACTAATTTTGTGAGATCAACATACAATTTTGCCAAAGAAATAAAGTGAGCATGAATTTTCACCACTGTCTCAATTGACCACAATTCTGCTAGAAGGTCAATAATTGTAACAGAGCAAATCAAAGCAACCTTAAATGAATTAACGGCTATCCCAAGTAATAATTAGCACATAACTGCCTTCAGGTTACCACCAGATTTATGATTAGAAGTCAGAACTCAGAAACATACTTATGATCAACGCTTATTCATAACATGATTTTCTAAATATTGAAACTCGTATCTAAAAAAGTTATATCCATTAACTATCCACAAGTTCAAAGAAATTTACTAGAAGTATATTAGAATTAAAAATGATGGGATCaattaatttatctatttatttcttttttgaaCGAGTTTCATATATGtaaacttaattaaatttgttcATAAAAACTTGGGTTCTCTTTTCACCTCCAACATAACATACATGATGAATCATGAATAGACTAGTTATTTTATTGCACTGTTTTCTAATTGCACTCCTTTGTGGGAAAGATGGTATGGTGATGGATGATGGGTGTTCAAACTGCATCAcctttcaacctttaccaacctTAGTGACCCCATCAAGCACCGTAGTGGCATCACTGTGAGTAATAATAGCCATTGAACCACCATGCAATCGCCTATAAGACACTGCCGTCGGAGGATGCATGTCAAAGAGAAGAGGGGAAGGGCATGGTTTTGTGTTGGAGTTTTGTGAACCTGCATTAGTTGGTGCCTACCAAGCACGAACACTTTGCTAAGTTGCCATGTCCGATGCCATCCAACATTTGTCCGACATGCGCTTTTCGTATCCAATCATGTTttaataaaagattaaaattatttttttcgacACTCTCGgatacacctaaataccatcatgtGTGAGCGTAACCaaccttattcttattttttaatatatattcttgaaatgagtttaaaaatagtatatattattatttattaaaacaaaaaattaatttaaatactttatatcattaaaaatattaaaaataattaaaaaaattaatttatattttaatatcaataaaatattaaaatattattataatttatctaataaatactttatcttttatatatatgtggTTCCTCTGTATctcatacaaatttaaaatttgttgttcgcgTATATCATATCGTGTTGTATGCGATATCAGTGTTCATACATCATAGCATATGTAGCATATGGATCACATGAAAATAACATAAGATTGTTGCTTTACTTGGTTGTTTAGTTCTTTTTACATTATAAGCAAATGTTTCATGTACAATCTTCATTTAAACCGTGAAGTTGTTTGATTATAAATGTGAACGTAATTTGATTATATATAGTTATGGAATTTGATTATAATTGCAaatctattttattataattgtaaaattgggtTAATTGTATTGTTTATAGAATTTGATTATAAGAATCTAGTTTGCATATTTTTAACATCATGTAGCCATCTCTTGCACTACGTACTTTACTCAAACTGATTGCCATGGAAGAGATATGAGATATAAAAGATTGCACAATAACGGCACGGTAGTGTCATTttgtggctaattttttttgttatgaaagTAGAAATGgtgatataatttaatattataattttttgtatttttaaaactgTAAAAAGTACACAAATCGGAGAGTCCGATTTCTtgtacttcaaattttttaatttttttaacacaaattggacggtccgatttgtgtacctctaGAAATCGgatgatttaatttttatacctCTAATAAATCGAGCGGTCCGATTTCTCCTCTCTAGTTAAACGATTCCACATTTGAGTATAACACCCCAACaatccacattttaaaaaaacaccACTACCactctaatattaaaaataaaaagttctcattttgtttataattttagagtttgtttaattgtttatttaCAATTGTTTTTTCACAATTAAAATCAGCTGCTAGGATAATGCAATCACACATGTATGTATGGTATATGAGAAAAATTATCTTTCTCATAAAAGTTATCTTTAAAACTCCTACGTATCCAATAATTGAGAGACATCTCaagataaattttttaatgaTACCTCATCATaatagtgaaaaagaaaaaaaaaaacttagtagAAATAGTAATACAAGAGCATAAGATCCGTGTGGCATGCCAAACCCTCCTAGCAAGCTTCACTAAAGCAATGTTGATGATAAATCCCTCCTAAGCATAATTCTTTTTTCTTCAATACCACAAAGATCAAGAATAGAGCTAACGAATACAAGAGATTATTGAATATTTGAATCATTTTCTTTTCGAATTCAAGTTAGCGTATGCATGTTTGGTCAAGGATGAAAGAGGAGATAATTTTACCTAAATGAATTTCACGTATAAAAAGGCAAAAACTTATCGCACTTTTTACCCGAACCCGAACCAAACATAAAGGTGTAAAGCAAGATACTTCACCTTTGATAAACTAACATGAATTCTATACTTTTTCTAAATGGTAAAATTCGTTTTTGAAAGATTATTTGTTCTAAATTAGTCTCtaacattttgtttttaaaatcaaatttgtcttttcaaagattttaatttaatcaaattagtttttttgttatttttgttactGACAGTATCAAAA contains:
- the LOC112750067 gene encoding UPF0481 protein At3g47200, with product MTPDKSKDETEWMIPVEVMLGSLDHGEVQACSISRIPDEIRAPKQECYKPKLVSVGPLHRGATRQILLMEEPKWRYAKSFLDRKVQNNQGGHKKQEPGPREWGKEILKLDKVVRASYGGDLDLDPQDLAKIMLVDGCFLLELLHKLGEYMDPQTNQGENFSNDPFLETEEKVQCVLNDISMLENQIPFIVLKKLYNNVFPENNNNYNRNRVAEDHRVADVIRKAFGYQSKDRHGSAHMLHLMHLSTVEEDNNQEAKRLRQACRELKRCATRLRAAGITIKPTNSNSIANGNVNASTSVNNQHKLVDIFDFNISFNEQDKILEIPALHIKETTEARWRNLIAWEQSRIWIRGKYTSYALFFQTLICCEHDLKFLEKKGVIVNESKKSNAEIMTMFRTISDGVDHMDSSYSDHCKKLNAHRTTLVTKAFREWPIITWHRCRHVLEILVFYWWNWLGILIRDHIPTVWKFFGVVAAIVLLVLTIMQTYYSAKQTHYSAEQARNATSGS